The nucleotide sequence CGATCCCCACAGCCCACACGAGGGGACGAAGAGGCCGCGGCTCGAGTCGGGTGCCCGGGCGGGCATCTCGACCCTGCGGGGCGCCTTCCCCGTCGACGCCGGCATCGCCGACGGGGTCGCTCGCAAGATAAAGCGAGAGCTCGAGAAGTTCGGGGTTGCGAACGAGCCCCTCGGCGTCGACGTGATCGAGCTCCCCGTCCTGTTCGCTCTCCAACGAGCCGGCATCAGGGTCGTCGACGGTCAGCAGGTGTTCCTGGAAGCGCGCCGCATCAAGACTTCCGACGAGATCCGCCTGCTCACGCAGGCAGCGTCCATGGTCGACGCGGCTTACGAGGAGCTGTACCGCTTCCTGCGCCCAGGTGTCCGCGAGAACGAGGCCGTCGGGCTCGTGGCGAAGACGCTGTACGACCTCGGGTCTGAGTACGTCGAAGGCGTCAACGCGATCTCCGGAGAGCGCTGCTCCCCTCATCCCCACGTCTTCAGCGACCGCCTCATTCGTCCCGGAGACCCCGCGTTCTTCGACATCCTGCACAGCTGGAACGGGTACCGGACGTGCTATTACCGCACCTTCGCCGTAGGGTCGGCCTCAAGCGCCCAAGAGGACGCGTACACACGAGCTCGCGAGTACATGGATCGCGCGATCGCTCTCGTGCGTCCCGGCGCGACGACTGCCGACATCTGCGCGGTCTGGCCCACCGCGCAAGAGTTCGGTTTCGGCGACGAGGAGGCCGCCTTCGCGCTGCAGTACGGCCATGGGGTCGGCCTCTCGATCTGGGAGAAGCCGATCTTCTCGCGGCTGACGTCCTTCGACCACCCAGAGGAGCTGAAGGAGGGCATGGTCTTCGCGCTCGAGACCTATTGGCCGTCAGCCGACGGCTGGGGCGCGGCGCGCATCGAGGAGGAAGTCGTCGTGACGGCGGACGGGTGCGAGGTCATCACCAAGTTCCCGGCCGAGAAGCTCCTTATCGCGGGACCGCGATACATCGCCGTGGGGGGGCCGCTCAACAATGTCCGCGACTCTCAGTCCCACCTCAACACGCCTTGGGGCCAGGCAAAGGCCTGACGCGAAGCCCAGGCACGGACGGCTTGGCGTTGCGATCGCATCGCCGGGCCGTCCGTGCCTCTGTGGACATTCCGGTCAGGTGGCCCCACGCCGGCCGCTGACCGTCAGGGTCACGCGTCGACGGACTCGCCGTAGGGCAGCTTGGAGATCGGCACTCCGCCGACACCGTCCACGCCGAGGAAGTACAGCGCATACTCCTGGCCCAGTTCACTGAGCTCGACCTCGTGGATCTGGATCGCCCGAGCGGGAGCGACTCCCCGGATGAAGTCGATCGCCTTCCCGATCGACGTCCACGGGCCGC is from Microbacterium sp. LWH3-1.2 and encodes:
- a CDS encoding M24 family metallopeptidase, with the protein product MKNTGTTGTNGVDWEARVDFDRLRDERLARLKAELQRSELGAVLAFDFSNIRYMTSTHIGTWAMDKLIRFSLLTRNTDPISWDFGSAAKHHALYNPWLDVTSSEMDADPHSPHEGTKRPRLESGARAGISTLRGAFPVDAGIADGVARKIKRELEKFGVANEPLGVDVIELPVLFALQRAGIRVVDGQQVFLEARRIKTSDEIRLLTQAASMVDAAYEELYRFLRPGVRENEAVGLVAKTLYDLGSEYVEGVNAISGERCSPHPHVFSDRLIRPGDPAFFDILHSWNGYRTCYYRTFAVGSASSAQEDAYTRAREYMDRAIALVRPGATTADICAVWPTAQEFGFGDEEAAFALQYGHGVGLSIWEKPIFSRLTSFDHPEELKEGMVFALETYWPSADGWGAARIEEEVVVTADGCEVITKFPAEKLLIAGPRYIAVGGPLNNVRDSQSHLNTPWGQAKA